One Paraburkholderia sp. IMGN_8 DNA window includes the following coding sequences:
- a CDS encoding PaaI family thioesterase — protein sequence MDDKAILELLDRILAPWVRTLMLTPVKVDEERATLRLPFSGELRHSGGVICGQVFMAAADTAMIVAISAALGGFKPMSTVSLNISFMRSVRKGDVLITARVLRMGRNLVFGEVELFDETGNMAVHATTTYALLD from the coding sequence ATGGATGACAAAGCGATTCTCGAGCTGCTCGACCGCATCTTGGCGCCTTGGGTACGTACGCTCATGCTGACTCCGGTCAAGGTCGACGAAGAGCGCGCGACGCTGCGCCTGCCGTTTTCCGGCGAACTGCGTCATTCGGGTGGCGTGATCTGCGGTCAGGTGTTCATGGCGGCCGCCGACACAGCGATGATCGTCGCGATTTCAGCCGCGCTCGGCGGCTTCAAGCCGATGAGCACGGTCTCTCTCAACATCAGTTTCATGCGCTCGGTCCGTAAGGGCGATGTGCTGATCACCGCGCGCGTGTTGCGCATGGGCCGTAATCTGGTGTTCGGCGAAGTCGAGTTGTTCGATGAAACCGGCAACATGGCCGTCCACGCCACCACGACCTACGCGCTACTCGACTAA
- a CDS encoding inositol monophosphatase family protein produces the protein MDSLHQRLAVARQLARDAGALALSFQERLKRDDLVIVEKGPQDFVSEADRATERLIRDVLTTQFPEDGFLGEETGRTEGQAGMWIVDPIDGTSNYLRQHRHWCVSIAYVVADEPVLGVIFDPVNDELFHACKGEGAYLNEARLQGRKLQAGAGLVNIGYSARTALSTYLSTIEQLYLKGIEHRRLGSAALGLAYVAAGRFDGYVEAHINAWDVMAGVVIVREAGLRLDLKPVDNGYAIRAGLPGLVDLLP, from the coding sequence ATGGATTCATTACATCAGCGCCTGGCGGTGGCCAGGCAGCTTGCGCGGGACGCCGGTGCGCTCGCGCTGTCGTTTCAGGAACGACTGAAGCGCGACGATCTCGTAATCGTCGAGAAGGGGCCGCAGGACTTCGTCAGCGAGGCTGACCGGGCAACCGAGCGGCTGATCCGCGACGTGCTGACCACGCAGTTTCCGGAAGACGGGTTTCTTGGCGAGGAAACAGGACGTACCGAAGGCCAGGCCGGCATGTGGATCGTTGATCCGATCGATGGGACCAGCAACTATCTGCGCCAGCACCGGCACTGGTGCGTGTCGATTGCCTACGTTGTCGCCGACGAGCCGGTGCTCGGTGTGATCTTCGATCCGGTCAACGACGAGCTGTTTCATGCCTGCAAGGGCGAAGGGGCTTACCTGAACGAGGCGCGTCTGCAAGGCCGCAAGCTGCAGGCCGGGGCAGGGCTTGTGAATATCGGCTATTCGGCGCGTACGGCGTTGTCGACGTACCTGAGTACCATCGAACAGCTTTACCTGAAGGGCATCGAGCATCGTCGTCTCGGGTCGGCTGCGCTCGGTCTTGCATATGTCGCGGCAGGCCGGTTCGATGGCTACGTCGAGGCGCATATCAACGCGTGGGATGTGATGGCGGGCGTGGTGATTGTGCGCGAGGCCGGGCTGCGGTTGGACCTGAAGCCGGTCGATAACGGCTACGCGATTCGCGCAGGGCTGCCGGGGCTGGTGGATTTGCTGCCGTAA
- a CDS encoding LacI family DNA-binding transcriptional regulator, with the protein MAEAAGVSRSAVSRTFSNSGYVSEETRRKVLKAADTLGYRVNHLARGLNMQRSDLVGLVVADIDNPFRALQLKDLSEALLEQQFRPLLIPTAEGRDSAQVIDMLMRYAVSGVIITSDTPPAEIYRRCIHHEVPVVLINKADQPPMVDRVLCDNAKGISLLADFFRQADCRHVAVVAAEDGSYSIQTRERLFVKQAAALGMRTSRVHVPRHHYQGGGMAARELLEAEALPDGVFCTNDYLALGLIDHLRQKLSAARFRKLRIAGFDDIPQASWLGYQLTTVRQSTRELADAAVGLLKRRIDHPERDAQTETIDVQLIVRQ; encoded by the coding sequence GTGGCGGAAGCGGCGGGGGTTTCCCGTTCCGCGGTGTCGCGGACCTTTTCCAATAGCGGCTACGTGTCGGAGGAAACGCGGCGGAAGGTGCTCAAGGCGGCGGATACGCTCGGCTATCGCGTGAACCATCTCGCGCGTGGCCTGAACATGCAGCGTTCCGATCTGGTTGGCCTGGTGGTGGCCGATATCGACAACCCGTTTCGCGCCCTGCAACTGAAGGACCTCAGCGAGGCACTGCTCGAGCAGCAGTTCCGCCCGTTGCTGATCCCGACCGCGGAAGGCCGCGACAGTGCGCAGGTGATCGACATGCTGATGCGCTATGCGGTATCGGGCGTCATCATTACGTCCGATACACCGCCCGCCGAGATCTACCGGAGGTGCATTCACCACGAGGTGCCGGTGGTTCTGATCAACAAGGCGGATCAGCCTCCCATGGTCGACCGCGTGTTGTGCGACAACGCGAAGGGCATCTCACTGCTTGCGGATTTCTTCCGTCAGGCCGACTGCCGGCATGTTGCGGTTGTTGCTGCGGAAGATGGTTCCTACAGCATCCAGACGCGTGAGCGGCTGTTCGTGAAGCAGGCCGCGGCGCTAGGTATGCGGACCTCGCGGGTCCACGTGCCTCGGCATCACTACCAGGGCGGTGGCATGGCGGCACGCGAACTGCTCGAGGCCGAGGCCCTGCCGGATGGCGTGTTCTGTACCAACGATTACCTTGCGCTCGGACTGATCGACCATCTCCGGCAGAAGCTGAGCGCCGCGCGGTTCCGGAAACTGCGCATCGCGGGCTTCGACGACATTCCCCAGGCCAGTTGGCTCGGCTACCAGCTCACCACGGTCCGGCAATCGACGCGCGAGCTGGCGGATGCCGCCGTCGGTCTGCTAAAACGGCGTATCGATCACCCGGAGCGCGACGCGCAGACCGAGACGATCGACGTGCAACTGATCGTGCGCCAGTGA
- a CDS encoding glycerophosphodiester phosphodiesterase family protein has protein sequence MSREHVRQAIAALARPEPLCVAHRGASGHRLENTLEAFALAAHLNADMWEIDVHLTADGICVVSHDANLLKHAGVDVEIAQFTFDELRKYKLNNGEPVPSVREVIELAQRTGCGLYVELKAKGSGPKVVALLEAMRFDRAVLGSFDIAQVAELAEAACPYPLSVLVPVGADPFVLAEAAGADMIHLCWERASDAPHELLTDELMAEAGRRDLPIVAWHEEREREIAALRKLPILAICSDLPEMISGYRPRKDNPIEIVCHRGANTVAPENTLAGAALAYRMGAQRVELDVRTSSDGRLVVIHDDTLARTTNLDGPVANRTQEELTHCDAGSWFHARYAGEVVSELGDYLSLAKHRGGLFVEIKAAEVRRVMEEVAAHDAWTYCFFWCEDSAVIDRIQAGYPQARTMRRRQDFPSLDALLAAGKPYVIEYDYRIDDLSEFARARAAGARIMVRFFSEVPDDARALIALKPDMVNIDDPFVFSRAYDAWLQSEAGRTADTNTGTNTDA, from the coding sequence ATGTCGCGTGAACACGTCCGCCAGGCCATCGCCGCGCTGGCTCGCCCAGAGCCGCTCTGTGTCGCCCATCGTGGCGCAAGTGGCCACCGACTCGAGAATACACTCGAAGCCTTCGCGCTCGCCGCGCACCTGAACGCCGACATGTGGGAGATCGATGTCCATCTCACTGCCGATGGCATCTGCGTGGTGAGTCATGACGCCAATCTGCTCAAGCATGCGGGCGTCGATGTCGAAATCGCGCAATTCACATTCGACGAACTGCGCAAATACAAGCTGAATAACGGCGAGCCCGTGCCGAGCGTGCGCGAAGTGATCGAGCTTGCGCAACGTACCGGGTGCGGCCTGTATGTCGAACTGAAGGCGAAGGGCAGCGGGCCCAAGGTCGTCGCACTGCTCGAGGCCATGCGGTTCGACCGTGCCGTGCTCGGCTCGTTCGATATCGCGCAGGTGGCCGAGCTGGCCGAGGCGGCATGCCCGTATCCGCTGTCGGTGCTGGTGCCGGTCGGGGCGGATCCGTTTGTGCTGGCGGAAGCCGCAGGGGCCGACATGATCCACCTGTGCTGGGAGCGCGCGTCGGATGCGCCGCACGAACTACTGACAGACGAACTGATGGCCGAGGCAGGCAGGCGCGACCTGCCGATCGTCGCCTGGCACGAAGAGCGTGAGCGTGAGATTGCCGCGCTCCGCAAATTGCCGATCCTGGCGATCTGCAGCGATCTGCCGGAAATGATCAGTGGGTACCGCCCGCGCAAGGACAATCCGATCGAGATCGTCTGCCATCGCGGCGCAAATACCGTTGCGCCCGAGAACACGCTGGCCGGTGCGGCACTCGCGTATCGGATGGGCGCGCAGCGGGTCGAGCTCGATGTGCGCACGAGTTCGGACGGGAGGCTGGTCGTGATTCATGACGACACGCTCGCACGCACGACGAACCTTGACGGCCCGGTGGCCAACCGCACCCAGGAAGAACTGACGCACTGCGACGCGGGTTCGTGGTTCCATGCACGCTATGCGGGCGAGGTCGTGAGCGAGCTCGGCGATTACCTCTCCCTTGCGAAGCACCGTGGCGGACTCTTCGTCGAAATCAAGGCGGCGGAAGTGCGCCGGGTCATGGAAGAAGTGGCGGCGCACGATGCATGGACGTACTGCTTTTTCTGGTGCGAAGACAGCGCCGTGATCGACCGGATCCAAGCGGGCTATCCGCAGGCGCGCACGATGCGCCGCCGCCAGGATTTCCCGAGTCTCGACGCGCTGCTGGCAGCCGGAAAGCCGTATGTTATCGAATACGATTACCGTATCGACGATCTGTCGGAGTTCGCACGCGCGCGTGCGGCGGGCGCACGGATCATGGTGCGCTTCTTCTCGGAAGTCCCCGACGATGCCCGGGCGCTGATTGCGCTGAAGCCCGATATGGTGAATATTGACGATCCGTTCGTGTTCAGCCGCGCCTATGATGCCTGGCTGCAGAGCGAAGCGGGCCGGACCGCAGATACGAATACGGGTACGAATACGGATGCTTAA
- a CDS encoding ABC transporter ATP-binding protein: MSGIRILNLTKRFGETLVIDNLNVDIAQGEMIALLGPSGCGKSTTLFAVSGIHRADEGQILIGGRDVTQEPPQTRNVGVTFQSYALYPHMTVEQNVGFPLKVRGEPPREIKRKVAEIAALVRIDSLLHRKPAELSGGQQQRASLARAIIRRPDVLLMDEPLANLDASLRMAMRAEIRRIQRESGITAILVTHDQVEAMSMCDRIAIMQHGRIVQVDTPVQMYRNPRTEFVAGFLGNPPISFIGGSVDAQQFVSGGARIALGGTRAVAQGPARAGLRPEHVTLVSEGGNPATVSFVEHQGREILYDLQLANGDIIRTLQSGGAVLKAGEAVQWHIEANDVLFFDALGDRLHVA; the protein is encoded by the coding sequence ATGAGTGGCATCCGGATTCTCAATCTCACCAAGCGCTTTGGCGAAACCCTCGTCATCGACAATCTCAACGTCGATATCGCGCAGGGCGAGATGATCGCACTGCTCGGCCCGTCGGGTTGCGGCAAGTCCACCACGCTGTTCGCGGTCAGCGGCATTCATCGCGCCGACGAGGGGCAGATCCTGATCGGCGGACGCGATGTGACGCAGGAACCGCCGCAGACACGCAATGTGGGCGTGACCTTCCAATCCTATGCGCTGTATCCGCACATGACTGTTGAGCAGAACGTCGGCTTTCCGCTAAAGGTGCGCGGCGAACCGCCCCGAGAGATCAAACGCAAGGTGGCCGAGATCGCTGCACTCGTGCGGATCGACTCGCTGCTGCACCGCAAGCCCGCCGAGCTGTCGGGCGGTCAACAGCAGCGCGCGTCGCTCGCGCGGGCGATTATCCGCCGTCCGGATGTGCTGCTGATGGACGAACCACTCGCCAACCTCGACGCGAGCCTGCGCATGGCCATGCGCGCGGAGATCCGCCGCATCCAGCGGGAATCGGGCATCACTGCGATTCTCGTTACGCACGACCAGGTCGAGGCGATGAGCATGTGCGATCGCATCGCAATCATGCAGCATGGCCGGATCGTGCAGGTCGATACGCCGGTACAAATGTATCGCAATCCGCGCACCGAATTCGTGGCCGGCTTTCTCGGCAATCCGCCGATCTCGTTTATCGGCGGCAGTGTGGATGCGCAGCAGTTCGTGAGCGGCGGCGCGCGGATCGCGCTTGGCGGGACGCGCGCGGTGGCGCAGGGTCCCGCGCGCGCCGGGTTGCGTCCCGAGCATGTGACGCTCGTATCCGAGGGCGGGAATCCCGCGACCGTGAGTTTTGTCGAGCATCAGGGGCGCGAGATCCTGTACGACCTGCAATTGGCCAATGGCGACATCATTCGTACGCTGCAATCCGGCGGGGCGGTGCTGAAGGCGGGTGAAGCGGTGCAGTGGCATATCGAAGCGAACGACGTCCTGTTTTTCGATGCACTCGGAGACCGTCTGCATGTCGCGTGA
- a CDS encoding carbohydrate ABC transporter permease — protein sequence MSNKPSNVLLLVVTILLGLASVPLVLMYVYLLVDTFTDTRAGEWLPHAFTLAHWHFLWQDLPGRPNIWTVALNTLLFASTTTLLVVVISSAAAYTLSRMDIPLRGFFLGGVMVLHAFPTVTLLIATFLILQYIGLYDTLPGVILVKASLELPFGIWILKGFYDQVPWEIEMAAIQDGASRFRVWREIVLPLVRPALLPLAIFSFLAGWSEYLLPQVLAPGNHAQVLSVYLAGLIADDNNYDMATFKAVGLFYAAPVMILFIVFQKQLMNMYSGGNKG from the coding sequence ATGAGCAATAAACCATCGAACGTGCTGCTGCTTGTGGTCACCATTCTGCTTGGTTTGGCGAGTGTGCCGCTCGTGCTGATGTATGTGTACCTGCTGGTCGATACATTCACCGACACGCGTGCGGGCGAGTGGCTGCCGCACGCGTTCACGCTCGCGCACTGGCATTTCCTGTGGCAGGACCTGCCGGGCCGTCCAAATATTTGGACAGTTGCGCTGAACACGTTGCTGTTTGCGAGCACGACCACCTTGCTGGTAGTCGTTATCTCGTCGGCGGCAGCCTACACGCTGTCGCGCATGGATATCCCGTTGCGCGGCTTCTTCCTTGGCGGCGTGATGGTGCTGCATGCGTTTCCGACCGTCACGCTGCTGATCGCAACGTTTCTGATCCTGCAGTACATCGGGCTCTATGACACGCTGCCGGGCGTGATTCTCGTCAAGGCTTCGCTCGAACTGCCGTTCGGCATCTGGATTCTCAAGGGTTTCTACGACCAGGTACCTTGGGAAATCGAAATGGCCGCCATCCAGGATGGGGCGAGCCGTTTCCGCGTCTGGCGTGAGATCGTACTGCCGCTGGTGCGGCCGGCGCTGTTGCCGCTCGCGATATTCTCGTTCCTGGCAGGTTGGAGCGAGTATCTGCTGCCGCAGGTGCTGGCACCTGGCAATCATGCCCAGGTGCTGTCCGTCTATCTCGCCGGCCTGATCGCTGACGACAACAACTACGACATGGCCACCTTCAAGGCAGTGGGACTGTTCTACGCTGCGCCGGTCATGATTCTCTTCATCGTATTCCAGAAGCAACTGATGAACATGTATAGCGGGGGGAACAAGGGATGA
- a CDS encoding ABC transporter permease subunit — translation MSVLNRSRTLGPAMLAPALILLSLFFLLPVVMTAVFSMTDMSTATGIGRGTYQLTPVALSRLSNEFKQPDLATRLGQAGYRVDAHGIDRLKANGAPSAFVDAIAAQLMGRSYGPRDDLVSALRVLPGRPDEVFVLKRDADAFLQSAGDGKYDSAGSLLAAVSDAGQFLTPEQQQAVVKASYTGWTLSVDNYARMVSSPGTWKVLGNTLFYVFGTLSLFNIGFALVLALATHYMPARLAGGLRAIWLLPRITPSVLYVLLWKWLAWDTGFISMMMSAFGVPARNWMLDSATNAWIFVFLINGVVGASMGMLIFSSALAAIPKSHFWASDVDGASRWQQIRYIVLPQLRWPLLFVTCYQTLSLLTSFEYILLATDGGPGGSTEVWALSAFHVALHNYAGNLQYGYGSALAMVLVGIGLVLSCLYLKLFGFTKLVVRPRIEI, via the coding sequence ATGAGCGTGCTAAATCGGTCGCGCACCCTGGGGCCGGCGATGCTCGCGCCGGCCCTGATTCTCCTGTCGCTCTTCTTCCTGCTGCCGGTCGTGATGACAGCAGTGTTCTCGATGACGGACATGAGCACGGCCACCGGGATTGGCCGCGGGACGTACCAGTTGACTCCCGTGGCCCTGTCCCGCCTGTCGAATGAGTTCAAACAACCTGACCTCGCCACCCGTCTTGGGCAGGCCGGATATAGGGTCGATGCGCACGGCATCGATAGACTCAAGGCCAATGGTGCGCCCAGTGCTTTTGTCGATGCGATTGCCGCACAACTCATGGGCCGCAGCTACGGGCCGCGCGACGATCTCGTGTCCGCGTTGCGCGTGCTTCCGGGGCGGCCGGACGAGGTGTTCGTGCTCAAGCGCGATGCAGACGCGTTCCTGCAGTCAGCGGGCGACGGCAAGTACGACAGTGCTGGCAGCCTGCTCGCTGCGGTGTCCGACGCTGGGCAATTCCTGACGCCCGAACAGCAGCAGGCCGTGGTCAAGGCCAGCTATACAGGCTGGACCCTGTCTGTCGACAACTATGCGCGGATGGTGTCTTCGCCCGGCACCTGGAAAGTGCTCGGCAACACGCTGTTTTACGTGTTCGGTACGCTCAGCCTGTTCAATATCGGCTTTGCGCTCGTGCTCGCGCTTGCAACGCACTACATGCCGGCCCGGCTGGCGGGCGGTCTGCGCGCGATCTGGCTGTTGCCGCGCATTACGCCTTCTGTGCTGTATGTGCTGCTGTGGAAGTGGCTGGCTTGGGACACCGGTTTCATCTCGATGATGATGTCGGCTTTCGGCGTACCGGCGCGCAACTGGATGCTCGATTCCGCCACGAATGCCTGGATATTCGTGTTCCTGATCAATGGTGTGGTGGGCGCCTCGATGGGCATGCTGATCTTTTCATCGGCACTGGCCGCCATTCCCAAGAGCCATTTCTGGGCGAGCGACGTGGACGGTGCGAGCCGCTGGCAGCAGATCCGCTATATCGTGTTGCCGCAACTGCGCTGGCCGCTGCTGTTTGTCACGTGCTACCAGACGTTGTCGCTGCTGACCTCGTTTGAATATATTCTGCTCGCGACCGACGGCGGTCCCGGCGGCTCGACCGAAGTCTGGGCGCTGAGCGCTTTCCACGTCGCGCTGCACAACTATGCGGGCAACCTGCAGTACGGCTATGGCTCAGCACTCGCGATGGTGCTGGTCGGCATCGGCCTCGTGCTGTCCTGCCTCTACCTGAAGCTGTTTGGCTTCACGAAGCTCGTGGTTCGGCCACGCATTGAAATCTAG
- a CDS encoding extracellular solute-binding protein, whose product MSKSTKRVFKRGLMVAALAFAGHALAADYTISVVAGGSGPNDTYRTDAIEIAADVLMKQAVAKGEHLKITVKKRSYSDWDSFKQAVTLSAESGNAPNIVVTGHEDIAPWSQSGIIVPIEDYLETSAPSIKGIYPNLMKVASYNGKLYGVPQDAEARTMFMWRSSLRAIGYSDKQIDALPGKIKSGEYTLYDMLADAKKAQDKGLVAPGYGFYPRPSAGPDYWQYYVSFGGQMQNPKTGKLVFDKQAIRKTYQFFADAVKMGVTRKNMIGTPWDQWYHEVAAGKAVFWQGGTWHYVRYTGKEGLKDFFGNVDYSMIPAGDKTGKANTLTHPLVYLITKQGSDKQKAIEARLIEIASEPRINALHALKSAHLGISPAETNVEAYRADRWSTEATERLMPYAYAMPNDSDLGNLWNIYWKGLEAAWTGSKSPEEAAADAEKEVRASSFASKVEVR is encoded by the coding sequence ATGAGCAAATCGACGAAGCGGGTTTTCAAGCGCGGCCTGATGGTTGCCGCGCTGGCGTTCGCAGGCCACGCACTGGCTGCGGACTACACGATCTCGGTGGTGGCTGGCGGCTCGGGTCCGAACGACACTTATCGTACCGACGCGATCGAAATAGCCGCCGACGTGCTGATGAAGCAGGCCGTCGCGAAGGGCGAGCATCTGAAGATCACGGTGAAAAAGCGCAGCTATTCCGACTGGGACAGCTTCAAGCAGGCAGTCACGCTGTCGGCCGAATCGGGCAACGCGCCGAACATTGTGGTGACTGGCCATGAAGACATCGCACCGTGGTCGCAGTCGGGCATCATCGTGCCGATCGAGGATTACCTCGAGACCTCGGCCCCGTCGATCAAGGGCATCTACCCGAACCTGATGAAGGTTGCCTCGTACAACGGCAAGCTGTATGGCGTGCCGCAGGACGCGGAAGCCCGCACGATGTTCATGTGGAGGAGCAGCCTGCGCGCGATCGGCTATAGCGACAAGCAGATCGATGCGCTTCCGGGCAAGATCAAGTCCGGCGAATACACGCTCTACGACATGCTCGCCGATGCGAAGAAGGCACAGGACAAGGGTCTCGTCGCGCCGGGCTACGGTTTCTATCCGCGTCCGTCGGCCGGCCCTGACTACTGGCAGTACTACGTGAGCTTCGGCGGCCAGATGCAGAATCCGAAGACCGGCAAGCTCGTGTTCGACAAGCAGGCGATCCGCAAGACTTATCAGTTCTTTGCTGACGCAGTGAAGATGGGCGTGACTCGCAAGAACATGATTGGCACGCCGTGGGACCAGTGGTATCACGAAGTGGCGGCCGGCAAGGCGGTGTTCTGGCAGGGCGGCACCTGGCACTATGTGCGCTACACGGGCAAGGAGGGCCTGAAGGATTTCTTCGGTAACGTCGACTACTCGATGATCCCGGCAGGCGACAAGACCGGCAAGGCGAATACCCTCACGCACCCGCTCGTGTATCTGATCACGAAACAGGGCAGCGACAAGCAGAAGGCGATCGAAGCCAGGCTGATCGAAATCGCTTCCGAGCCGCGCATCAATGCGCTGCATGCGCTCAAGTCGGCGCACCTCGGCATCAGCCCGGCGGAGACGAACGTCGAAGCCTACCGCGCCGACCGCTGGTCCACCGAAGCCACGGAGCGACTGATGCCGTACGCGTACGCGATGCCGAACGACAGTGACCTCGGCAATCTTTGGAACATCTACTGGAAGGGTCTTGAGGCCGCATGGACGGGTTCGAAGTCGCCGGAAGAAGCCGCTGCCGACGCCGAGAAGGAAGTGCGTGCCAGCAGTTTCGCCAGCAAGGTCGAAGTCCGGTAA
- a CDS encoding porin, with protein sequence MKKSCFALLALGAFGAAHAQSSVTLYGVVDAGLGYTSGQRVLVTAGKAGRPAVYQNKPFYGFVSGTWSGPRWGLKGSEDLGGGLSAIFQVESGFNIGTGQGWSGDRLFGRQAYMGLSSAQYGTLTLGRQYDPIVMYVASIGPGSFTTGVTAHPGDLDNEDNQSRVNNAILYRTPTWNGMQFGAMYGFGNHAGSVRSGSLWSLGGSYTYGPFAVGMAYLNATNNASRSSTSTWDSAYDGSFGSSVTEGFASARDLQIIAADATYKVGNARFGLNYGNTQYTPDGDSLFTHKETFNAVGANAEYNFTPFLRVAVGYNYTRGGKIDGASAPAYHTVGAGAFYSLSKATQLYLIGGYTHATGKTLDRYGNQVDATATIGDFTSSTSSATPTQTVVRVGMRHSF encoded by the coding sequence ATGAAAAAGTCATGCTTCGCATTGCTCGCGCTCGGTGCGTTCGGCGCCGCCCATGCTCAGAGCAGCGTCACGCTGTACGGTGTGGTTGACGCCGGCCTCGGCTACACGAGCGGCCAGCGCGTCCTCGTCACCGCTGGCAAGGCCGGTCGCCCGGCCGTCTATCAGAACAAGCCGTTCTACGGCTTCGTCAGCGGCACGTGGTCCGGTCCTCGCTGGGGCCTCAAGGGTAGCGAGGATCTCGGCGGCGGCCTGTCGGCGATCTTCCAGGTCGAAAGCGGTTTCAACATCGGCACCGGTCAGGGCTGGTCGGGCGACCGCCTGTTTGGCCGCCAGGCCTACATGGGCCTGTCGAGCGCGCAGTACGGCACGCTCACGCTCGGCCGCCAGTACGACCCGATCGTGATGTACGTGGCGTCGATCGGTCCGGGCTCGTTTACGACCGGCGTGACCGCCCACCCGGGCGATCTCGACAACGAAGACAACCAGTCGCGCGTCAACAACGCGATTCTGTATCGCACGCCGACCTGGAACGGCATGCAGTTCGGCGCGATGTACGGCTTCGGCAACCATGCGGGCAGCGTGAGGTCCGGCAGCTTGTGGAGCCTGGGCGGCAGCTACACCTACGGCCCGTTCGCCGTCGGCATGGCCTACCTCAATGCGACCAACAACGCCAGCCGTTCCAGTACCAGCACGTGGGACAGCGCGTACGACGGCTCGTTCGGCTCGTCGGTGACCGAGGGTTTCGCCTCCGCGAGGGACCTGCAGATCATCGCGGCGGACGCGACTTACAAGGTCGGCAACGCGCGCTTCGGCTTGAACTACGGCAATACGCAATACACGCCTGACGGCGACTCCCTGTTCACGCATAAGGAGACGTTCAATGCGGTCGGCGCGAACGCGGAATACAACTTCACGCCTTTCCTGCGCGTCGCGGTGGGCTACAACTACACACGCGGCGGCAAGATCGACGGCGCATCGGCGCCGGCGTACCACACCGTCGGCGCAGGCGCGTTCTACTCGTTGTCGAAGGCGACGCAGTTGTACCTGATCGGCGGCTACACGCACGCCACCGGCAAGACGCTCGACCGCTACGGCAATCAGGTCGACGCCACGGCGACGATCGGCGACTTCACGAGCAGCACGTCGTCGGCCACGCCGACGCAGACCGTCGTTCGCGTCGGCATGCGTCACTCGTTCTAA
- a CDS encoding SemiSWEET transporter: MAPLFKLLTQPIGYLAAICTTAAFVPQVVLTWRTRSAKGVSFGMYAVFVTGIALWLAYGVLTGNRPVIVANAVTLALAVCILAMKLRYD; this comes from the coding sequence ATGGCCCCGCTTTTCAAACTGCTGACCCAGCCGATCGGCTATCTCGCCGCGATCTGCACCACGGCCGCGTTCGTGCCCCAGGTGGTCCTGACCTGGCGCACCCGGTCCGCCAAGGGTGTGTCGTTCGGCATGTATGCGGTGTTCGTCACGGGCATCGCGCTCTGGCTCGCCTACGGCGTACTGACCGGCAACCGGCCGGTGATCGTGGCGAACGCCGTCACGCTTGCGCTCGCGGTGTGCATCCTCGCGATGAAACTACGCTATGACTGA
- a CDS encoding LysE family translocator, with the protein MTVLLSMAAFALASSISPGPVNVVALSAGAQHGLAASMRHVTGATVGFTLLLLLIGLGLRELLAHFPNLITVVRWAGVGFLLYMAYKLAADDGKLGADKPTRGPSFAYGAAMQWLNPKAWLASLAGMGAYAADGDGRLVWQFTVVYFVICYVSIASWAYAGTFLRRYLQEPKRVRLFNRVMAALLATSALCLLIA; encoded by the coding sequence ATGACCGTATTACTCTCCATGGCCGCCTTTGCGTTGGCCTCGTCGATCTCACCCGGCCCAGTCAATGTCGTTGCGCTCAGCGCCGGCGCCCAGCACGGACTCGCCGCGAGCATGCGGCATGTCACCGGGGCGACCGTCGGCTTCACGCTGCTACTTCTGCTCATCGGCCTGGGTCTACGTGAACTGCTCGCTCATTTCCCCAACCTGATCACAGTCGTCCGATGGGCCGGCGTCGGCTTCCTGCTTTACATGGCCTACAAACTCGCCGCCGACGACGGCAAGCTCGGCGCTGACAAGCCCACCCGAGGCCCGTCCTTCGCATATGGCGCCGCCATGCAATGGCTCAATCCGAAAGCATGGCTCGCGTCGCTGGCCGGCATGGGCGCCTACGCAGCCGACGGCGACGGCAGGCTCGTCTGGCAGTTCACCGTCGTGTACTTCGTGATTTGCTATGTGTCGATTGCCAGCTGGGCGTATGCCGGTACGTTCCTGCGTCGATACTTGCAGGAACCGAAGCGCGTGAGGCTATTCAATCGTGTAATGGCGGCTTTGCTCGCCACTAGCGCGCTGTGTCTGCTAATAGCGTGA